The following proteins are encoded in a genomic region of Anas acuta chromosome 28, bAnaAcu1.1, whole genome shotgun sequence:
- the LOC137845702 gene encoding claw keratin-like, which translates to MSCSSLCAPVCGVAAPAPLADSANEPCVRQCPDSTVVIQPPATVLTLPGPILSSFPQHAVVGSAGVPAVAGGFGGTFGGRGAFGGSGGLGGYGGLLGSGGLGGYGGLGGYGGLGGYGGYGAFGSCGYGGWRRGLRYLSGNCGPC; encoded by the coding sequence AtgtcctgctccagcctgtgTGCCCCTGTGTGCGGGgtggctgccccggccccgctggctGACAGTGCCAACGAGCCCTGCGTGCGGCAGTGCCCCGACTCCACCGTGGTGATCCAGCCCCCGGCCACGGTGCTCACCTTGCCCggacccatcctcagctccttccctcagcaCGCCGTGGTCGGCTCGGCGGGAGTCCCGGCTGTTGCAGGGGgctttggcggcacttttggaggcCGTGGTGCCTTTGGGGGCTCTGGAGGCCTTGGGGGTTATGGTGGCCTTTTGGGCTCTGGAGGTCTTGGGGGTTATGGAGGCCTTGGGGGTTATGGAGGCCTTGGCGGCTATGGGGGCTATGGAGCCTTTGGGAGCTGCGGATACGGTGGCTGGCGTCGGGGCCTCAGGTACCTCAGTGGCAACTGCGGGCCCTGCTAA